In Colletotrichum destructivum chromosome 8, complete sequence, the following proteins share a genomic window:
- a CDS encoding Putative heterokaryon incompatibility Het-C — MLDARSYPLLVGLLVLVCLARPTYAFGAGNIASISKIEGQNWRHGDIEDALLTLAMARAMNGKKFSKMMVSRVYFGNWLRDYSQAIDVGTVKTVSAEAIRLLLCVLGFLTFGYGSKEFEVTADRLGCYRPEDHIDNPKNYADNEDARQYDRRLRAPVDENVELGIDRETGMKNYIANEQAGIMTSAAHVRSLFSRCIELARGYSRNKNQADLYEAMRLMGTGLHCLEDFFAHSNYCELALIELGERDVFPHVGRDTRISLNGARDEVYPIVTGTFGGVDFLHSVTGEVSDKLTQNEIEELEGTLQESKNNDTSILRNLLDMIPDGIFGGKHQSNRVDELQSNATSSQLQNMQVSPREPEEYTRYIQDVFRQIMPAIEFHDEILQGITEAVEKIPVLPKILEQLEEQLSKFVFSLIAPFILPVISQIRNELRTGSAEIIESSEREQHIVFEDDRSTDPTHSMLSKDHFTNILNEVAGRCAAKTLHWVVPQLMEAIDDENVDINRTLNRIIFGVLHHPAQRDLGEDGARDGRQKIFQFVEEWWNAMDSRQQDEYRRKLSREGVERGENHKEGVHDTGHGHGCNGKLHMRKQFGEPTTWEDKVADKAAGAILEGVSGGLAGLVEQQTGVKVPKYKHQEQKEESSGGAGGLIGSILGGVFGKDEKETQHSSRRDDEGNYTETTTEYGHHGNKYGQAEYSETKYSGGGGRSEYRRYEQEDSQGGRHTSGHEYQQTTETRPSYGGGYEQRTETHRYDGDTGYGGGRRDDNEGGYGGRRQEESSYGRQEDSYGGGRRQEESSYGRQEESYGGGRRNDEGGYGGGRRQEESSYGRQEESYGRQEEAYGRQEDSYGSGRRGDNQSSNSRREEHYSGRRRDDDDDDRREGGGGGFGDFIGKVAESFGDDNNNNNRRW; from the exons ATGCTCGACGCCAGGTCCTACCCGCTTTTGGTCGGCCTGCTTGTGCTGGTCTGCCTTGCCCGGCCGACCTATGCTTTTGGAGCTGGTAACATTGCCAGCATCTCCAAGATCGAGGGCCAGAACT GGCGTCACGGTGACATCGAAGATGCTCTCCTCACCCTTGCCATGGCCCGCGCCATGAACGGCAAGAAGTTCAGCAAGATGATGGTCTCCCGTGTCTACTTCGGCAACTGGCTGAGAGACTATTCCCAAGCCATCGATGTCGGCACCGTCAAGACCGTCTCCGCCGAGGCTATCCGCCTGCTCCTCTgcgtcctcggcttcctgACCTTCGGCTACGGATCCAAGGAGTTCGAAGTTACAGCCGACCGTCTGGGCTGCTACCGTCCTGAGGATCACATCGACAACCCCAAGAACTACGCCGACAACGAAGATGCCCGCCAGTACGACCGCCGTCTGAGAGCCCCTGTCGATGAGAAtgtcgagctcggcatcgaccGCGAGACCGGCATGAAGAACTACATCGCCAACGAGCAGGCTGGCATCATGACATCTGCCGCCCACGTTCGCAGCCTCTTCTCCCGCTGCATCGAGCTCGCCCGAGGATACTCCCGGAATAAGAACCAGGCTGACCTCTACGAGGCGATGCGTCTCATGGGAACTGGTCTGCACTGTTTGGAGG ACTTCTTCGCCCACAGCAACTACTGCGAGCTTGCCCTCATCGAGTTGGGCGAGCGCGATGTGTTCCCTCACGTCGGCCGTGACACTCGGATCAGTCTTAACGGAGCTAGAGACGAGGTCTACCCAATTGTCACCGGCACCTTCGGTGGAGTCGACTTTCTCCACTCCGTCACCGGCGAAG TTTCCGACAAGTTGACTCAAAATGAGATTGAGGAGCTTGAAGGCACCCTCCAGGAGAGCAAGAACAACGACACCAGCATCCTGCGAAACCTCCTGGACATGATTCCCGATGGTATCTTTGGTGGTAAGCACCAGAGCAACCGGGTAGACGAGCTCCAGAGCAACGCCACCTCCTCTCAGCTTCAGAACATGCAGGTCTCTCCCAGAGAGCCCGAGGAGTACACTCGCTACATCCAGGATGTCTTCAGACAAATCATGCCTGCGATCGAGTTCCACGACGAGATCCTGCAGGGAATCACCGAGGCCGTTGAGAAGATCCCGGTCTTGCCCAAGATCTTGGAGCAGCTTGAGGAGCAGCTGTCTAAGTTTGTCTTTTCCCTCATCGCCCCCTTCATTCTCCCTGTCATCAGCCAGATCCGCAACGAGCTCCGCACCGGCTCTGCCGAGATCATTGAGAGCAGCGAGAGGGAGCAGCACATCGTCTTCGAGGATGACCGCAGCACGGACCCTACTCACTCCATGTTGTCCAAGGACCACTTCACCAAT ATTTTGAATGAGGTCGCCGGCCGCTGCGCTGCCAAGACGCTCCATTGGGTCGTCCCCCAGCTCATGGaagccatcgacgacgagaacgtCGATATCAACCGCACCTTGAACCGCATCATCTTTGGTGTTCTGCACCACCCCGCCCAGCGCGACCTGGGCGAAGATGGTGCCCGCGACGGACGCCAGAAGATCTTCCAGTTCGTCGAAGAGTGGTGGAACGCCATGGATAGTCGTCAGCAGGACGAGTACCGCCGTAAGTTGAGCCGTGAGGGCGTCGAGCGAGGCGAGAACCACAAGGAGGGTGTCCACGACActggccacggccacggtTGCAACGGCAAGCTTCACATGCGCAAGCAGTTCGGCGAGCCCACAACCTGGGAAGACAAGGTGGCCGACAAGGCTGCCGGCGCCATTCTCGAGGGTGTGTCTGGCGGACTCGCTGGTCTCGTGGAGCAGCAGACTGGGGTTAAGGTGCCCAAGTACAAGCACCAGGagcagaaggaagagagCAGCGGTGGCGCTGGCGGTCTTATCGGATCCATTCTCGGCGGTGTCTTTgggaaggacgagaaggagacCCAGCACAGCAGTCGCCGTGACGATGAAGGCAATTATACCGAGACCACGACTGAGTACGGTCATCACGGAAACAAGTACGGCCAGGCTGAGTACAGCGAGACCAAATactccggcggcggcggtcgctCCGAGTACCGTAGATACGAGCAGGAGGATAGCCAGGGTGGCCGTCACACTAGCGGCCACGAGTACCAGCAGACCACGGAGACTAGACCCTCCTACGGCGGCGGTTACGAGCAACGCACCGAGACCCACCGTTATGATGGTGATACTGGTTatggtggtggtcgtcgtgATGACAACGAGGGCGGCTacggcggccgtcgtcagGAGGAGAGCAGCTATGGTCGCCAAGAGGACAGCTATGGCGGTGGACGCCGTCAGGAGGAGAGCAGCTATGGTCGCCAAGAGGAAAGCTATGGCGGCGGACGCCGCAACGATGAGGGAGGGTACGGCGGTGGACGCCGTCAGGAGGAGAGCAGCTATGGTCGCCAGGAAGAGAGCTACGGTCGTCAGGAAGAGGCTTACGGCCGCCAAGAGGATAGCTATGGCAGCGGACGCCGTGGCGAcaaccaaagcagcaacagccgcCGGGAGGAGCATTACAGCGGTCGACGccgcgatgacgacgacgatgatcgccgcgaaggcggcggcggcggctttggcGACTTCATCGGCAAGGTGGCGGAGAGCTttggcgacgacaacaataacaacaaccGTAGATGGTAG
- a CDS encoding Putative urease, beta subunit, urease, gamma/gamma-beta subunit, urease, alpha subunit: MHLVPKELDKLVISQLGSIAQRRLARGVKLNHSEATALIASNLQELIRDGNHTVADLMSLGATMLGRRHVLPSVCSTLHEIQVEGTFPSGTYLVTVHNPIATDDGDLARALYGSFLPVPSNDLFAVPEAAAYEPKRAPGAVVTAARKVTLNGTRKRIRLRVKSKGDRPIQVGSHYHFIETNPQLEFDREKSYGYRLDIPAGTSVRFEPGDVKTVTLVEIGGNRVLRGGNRLASGGVELWRASEIVEKLQLAGFAHAPEPEAIVDFAEAYQMERAAYATMFGPTVDDIIRLGNTDLWIKVEKDFTVYGDECKFGGGKTLREGMGQATGRPDAETLDMVVTNALVVDWTGIYKADIGVKDGMIVGIGKAGNPDVMDGVTPNMVVGSCTDVVAGEGKIITAGGVDSHIHFICPQQANEAIASGITTMLGGGTGPSAGTCATTCTPGKNYMRDMLQACDTLPLNIGITGKGNDSAPEALREQVLAGACGLKLHEDWGTTPAAIDTCLSVCDELDVQCLIHTDTLNESGFVESTINAFAGRTIHTYHTEGAGGGHAPDIISVVEHPNVLPSSTNPTRPYTRNTLDEHLDMLMVCHHLSKNIPEDVAFAESRIRAETIAAEDVLHDLGAISMMSSDSQAMGRCGEVILRTWNTAHKNKVQRGFLAEDEGTGADNLRVKRYVSKYTINPAIAQGFGHLVGSIEVGKLADLVVWDPAWFGTKPTLVIKSGLIASAQMGDPNASIPTVQPIIARPMFAPLVPATSVLFVSEASISSGAIASYGLRKRVEAVKGCRNIGKKDMRFNDSMPKMRVDPESYVVEADGVVCEAAPAETLPLTQAFYVY; the protein is encoded by the exons ATGCATCTCGTACCCAAAGAG CTCGATAAGCTCGTCATCTCTCAATTGGGCTCCATAGCACAGCGGCGGCTCGCCCGGGGCGTCAAGTTGAACCACTCGGAAGCAACG GCATTGATCGCAAGCAACCTGCAAGAGCTCATCCGCGATGGCAATCATACCGTCGCTGACCTTATGAGCCTGGGTGCCACCATGTTGGGCCGGCGCCATGTGCTCCCCTCCGTGTGCAGCACCCTCCACGAGATTCAGGTCGAGGGCACATTCCCCTCGGGGACCTACCTTGTGACGGTCCACAACCCCATCGCCACGGACGACGGGGATCTCGCCCGTGCTCTGTACGGCAGCTTCCTCCCCGTGCCAAGCAATGACCTCTTCGCTGtgcccgaggccgccgcctacGAGCCCAAGCGGgcgcccggcgccgtcgtcaccgccgcccgcaaGGTGACGCTCAACGGGACGCGGAAGCGTATCCGTCTCAGGGTGAAGAGTAAGGGTGACCGCCCCATCCAGGTCGGCTCGCACTACCACTTCATTGAGACGAACCCGCAGCTCGAGTTCGACCGGGAAAAGTCGTACGGCTACCGCCTAGACATCCCCGCTGGCACATCGGTGCGCTTCGAGCCTGGCGACGTCAAGACGGTGACCCTCGTTGAGATCGGCGGCAACCGAGTcctccgcggcggcaaccGTCTCGCCTCGGGCGGTGTCGAGCTGTGGCGCGCGAGCGAGAttgtcgagaagctccagctGGCCGGCTTTGCCCACGCTCCAGAGCCTGAGGCCATCGTGGACTTTGCTGAGGCGTACCAGATGGAGCGCGCCGCATACGCAACCATGTTCGGCCccaccgtcgacgacatcatccgCCTGGGGAACACCGACCTATGgatcaaggtcgagaaggacTTCACCGTGTACGGCGACGAGTGCAAgttcggcggcgggaagaCGCTGAGAGAGGGCATGGGCCAGGCGACGGGGCGACCGGACGCCGAGACGCTGGACATGGTCGTCACCAAcgcgctcgtcgtcgactggACGGGCATCTACAAGGCCGACATTGGAGTGAAGGACGGCATGATTGTGGGGATCGGGAAGGCCGGCAACCCGGACGTCATGGACGGCGTGACGCCCAACATGGTTGTTGGCAGCTGTACCGACgtcgttgccggcgagggTAAGATCATCacagccggcggcgtcgactcACACATCCACTTCATCTGCCCTCAACAGGCgaacgaggccatcgcgtCGGGCATCACGACGATGCTAGGCGGCGGTACTGGTCCTAG CGCTGGCACATGCGCGACGACATGCACACCCGGTAAGAACTACATGCGCGATATGCTCCAGGCCTGCGACACCCTGCCGTTGAACATCGGCATCACCGGAAAAGGCAATGACTCGGCGCCCGAGGCCCTGCGAGAGcaggtcctcgccggcgcctgTGGCCTCAAACTCCACGAAGACTGGGgcacgacgccggcggccatcGACACATGCCTCAGCGTGtgcgacgagctcgacgtgCAGTGCCTCATCCACACCGACACACTCAACGAGTCCGGCTTCGTCGAGTCCACCATCAATGCCTTCGCCGGCCGCACCATACACACCTACCAcaccgagggcgccggcggcggccacgcgCCTGACATCATCTCCGTCGTTGAGCACCCCAACGTcctgccgtcctcgacgaacCCCACACGCCCCTACACGCGCAACACGCTCGACGAGCACCTCGACATGCTCATGGTGTGCCACCACCTGTCCAAGAACATCCCTGAGGACGTGGCCTTTGCCGAATCACGCATCCGCGCCGAGACCatcgcggccgaggatgtgctccacgacctcggcgccattAGCATGATGTCGTCTGACTCGCAGGCCATGGGCCGCTGCGGCGAGGTCATTCTCCGTACCTGGAACACGGCGCACAAGAACAAGGTGCAGCGCGGCTtccttgccgaggacgaggggaCTGGCGCCGACAACCTCCGCGTCAAGCGGTACGTGTCCAAGTACACCATAAATCCGGCCATTGCGCAGGGGTTCGGCCACcttgtcggcagcatcgAGGTTGGCAAGCTCGCCGACCTGGTCGTCTGGGATCCGGCTTGGTTCGGCACAAAGCCGACATTGGTTATTAAGAGCGGCCTCATCGCTTCGGCACAAATG GGCGACCCCAACGCGTCGATTCCGACGGTCCAGCCCATCATCGCGCGGCCCATGTTCGCACCCCTCGTCCCCGCGACGTCGGTGCTCTTCGTCTCGGAAGCCTCCATCAGCTCGGGCGCCATCGCGTCCTATGGTCTCCGGAAacgcgtcgaggccgtcaagggATGCCGCAACATCGGCAAGAAGGATATGCGCTTCAACGACAGTATGCCCAAGATGCGCGTCGACCCAGAGAGTTACGTCGTagaggccgacggcgtcgtgtGCGAGGCGGCACCCGCAGAGACGCTGCCTTTGACGCAGGCGTTTTACGTATACTGA
- a CDS encoding Putative High mobility group box domain-containing protein, producing the protein MPRPSKKAATEAPKPPVAAVPVAPAQPVQPLQIPQRHIDVEGFIRVRDSVHQRLITILELIKNFSEDYYRQTSLLLGESANDGIPGIDHPLVNLEHAVAQNIAPLALGLPGGAAYLPAPVEEKKERKKRTHDPNAPKRPLTPYFLYMQTARPIIALDLGDAAPKGAVQEEGQRRWKAMNPAEKAGWNNAYQYNLRLYQARVHAYKQGGNSEARLMDDDAALKYAEEHNIQINPVDVVPDVEDAIAEQLNQANTVDAPGEDEEEDEAPAPVKTPKKPASTRKRKTATPAAEAEAKNTGTPASPDKKRRRTSTKVADAVEPAEPAKKSRAKKAKA; encoded by the exons ATGCCCCGTCCCTCTAAGAAggccgccaccgaggcccCCAAGCCTCCCGTTGCTGCTGTCCCCGTCGCGCCTGCGCAACCCGTGCAGCCCCTCCAGATCCCCCAGAGACACATTGATGTCGAGGGTTTCATCCGCGTCCGCGACTCG GTCCACCAACGTCTCATCACCATTCTGGAGCTGATCAAGAACTTCTCCGAAGACTACTACCGCCAGACCAGTCTTCTGCTCGGCGAGTCTGCCAATGATGGCATCCCGGGCATCGACCACCCTCTGGTCAACCTGGAGCATGCTGTAGCTCAGAACATTGCTCCTCTCGCCTTGGGCCTCCCCGGTGGCGCCGCCTACCTCCCTGCCCctgtcgaggagaagaaggagcgcAAGAAGCGCACCCACGACCCCAATGCTCCCAAGCGTCCCCTGACCCCCTACTTCCTCTACATGCAGACTGCCCGTCCTATCATCGCtcttgacctcggcgacgccgcaCCCAAGGGTGCTGtccaggaggagggccagcGCCGCTGGAAGGCCATGAAccccgccgagaaggcgggATGGAACAACGCCTACCAGTACAACCTCCGTCTCTACCAGGCCCGTGTCCACGCCTACAAGCAGGGTGGCAACTCGGAGGCCAGGCTCATGGACGATGATGCCGCGCTCAAGTACGCCGAGGAGCACAACATCCAGATCAACCCCGTCGATGTTGTCCccgatgtcgaggacgccattGCCGAGCAGCTGAACCAGGCCAACACGGTCGATGCGCCcggcgaagatgaggaggaagacgaggctcCCGCCCCCGTCAAGACCCCTAAGAAGCCCGCCTCCACTCGTAAGCGCAAGACTGCCACTCCCGCTGCCGAGGCTGAGGCCAAGAACACCGGCACTCCCGCGAGTCCTGACAAGAAGCGCCGTCGCACATCCACCAAGGttgccgatgccgtcgagcCGGCAGAGCCCGCGAAGAAGAGCAGAGCTAAGAAGGCTAAGGCTTGA